The Phoenix dactylifera cultivar Barhee BC4 chromosome 12, palm_55x_up_171113_PBpolish2nd_filt_p, whole genome shotgun sequence genome has a window encoding:
- the LOC103697197 gene encoding laccase-17-like: protein MGLGRPESNGTESWAWRAEGPHTSRVELILSIIIIIIIIIKATGTTRHFNFDIRLRNMTRLCHTRSMVTVNGQFPGPKTVIREGDRVVVNVVNHVQNNITIHWHGIRQFRSGWADGPAYVTQCPIQTGQSYVYSFTIVGQRGTLWWHAHHSWLRATVYGSFVILPKRGIPYPFPKPYKEVPILFGEWFNEDPEAIIAQALQTGAGPNVSEAYTINGLPGPLYNCSTKDTFKLKVKPGKAYLLRLINAALNDDLFFSIANLSVTVVETDANYVKPFDTDIILIGPGETTNVLLRTKPTSPNATFFMAARPYNTGLGTIDNTTVAGLLEYDSSSSTSRKKLPLLKPTLPAINDTAAAANFSSKLRSLASTQFPADVPRTGSFYFTVGLGTSPCPRNQTCQGPNGTKFAASINNVSFAFPSMALLQAHYLGQSKGVYAADFPRNPPFPFNYTGTPPNNTFVTNGTKVAVLPFNTTVELVMQDTSIQGAESHPLHLHGNNFYPTKDPTKDPAKFNLLDPVERNTVGVPSGGWAAIRFRADNPGVWLMHCHFDVHLSWGLRMAWVVNDGPLPSQKLLPPPSDLPKC from the exons CTCATACAAGCCGAGTTGAGTTAATTTTgagtattattattatcatcattATTATCATCAAAGCGA CAGGCACTACAAGGCATTTTAATTTTGAT ATAAGGTTGCGGAACATGACACGATTGTGTCACACAAGGAGCATGGTGACGGTGAATGGGCAATTCCCAGGGCCTAAGACCGTCATAAGAGAAGGCGATCGGGTTGTTGTGAATGTGGTCAACCACGTACAAAATAATATCACCATACATTG GCATGGCATCCGGCAATTCCGAAGTGGATGGGCCGATGGCCCAGCATACGTAACACAGTGCCCAATCCAGACAGGCCAGAGCTACGTGTACAGCTTCACAATAGTAGGCCAGAGAGGCACGCTTTGGTGGCACGCTCACCACTCTTGGCTGAGGGCCACAGTCTACGGATCCTTCGTCATCCTCCCCAAGCGTGGCATCCCTTACCCCTTCCCCAAACCCTATAAAGAAGTTCCCATTCTCTTTG GCGAATGGTTTAACGAAGACCCTGAGGCTATCATCGCCCAGGCCCTTCAGACCGGTGCAGGCCCAAATGTCTCCGAAGCTTACACAATTAACGGCCTGCCCGGTCCCTTGTACAATTGTTCCACTAAAG ATACGTTCAAGCTAAAGGTGAAGCCCGGAAAGGCGTACCTCCTCCGGCTGATCAACGCTGCGCTGAACGACGACCTCTTCTTCAGCATCGCCAACCTCTCCGTGACTGTCGTCGAGACCGACGCCAACTACGTGAAGCCCTTCGACACGGACATCATCCTCATCGGGCCAGGCGAGACCACCAACGTTCTCCTCCGCACCAAGCCCACCTCCCCAAATGCCACCTTCTTCATGGCTGCGAGGCCCTACAATACCGGTCTCGGCACCATCGACAACACCACCGTCGCCGGCCTCCTCGAGTACGATTCCTCTTCATCCACCTCCAGGAAAAAGCTCCCGCTCCTCAAACCAACCCTCCCGGCTATCAATGACACCGCCGCCGCTGCAAACTTCAGCAGCAAATTGCGCAGCCTGGCGAGCACGCAGTTTCCGGCCGATGTGCCCCGAACCGGGAGCTTCTACTTCACCGTCGGGCTCGGCACGAGCCCGTGCCCCAGGAACCAGACATGCCAAGGCCCCAACGGGACCAAGTTCGCCGCATCGATCAACAACGTCTCGTTTGCGTTCCCATCCATGGCTCTCCTCCAGGCCCATTACCTGGGGCAATCCAAGGGGGTCTACGCTGCCGACTTCCCCAGAAACCCTCCGTTCCCATTCAACTACACTGGGACTCCACCGAACAACACATTCGTGACCAACGGGACAAAGGTGGCGGTGCTGCCTTTCAACACGACCGTGGAGCTGGTCATGCAGGACACCAGCATCCAAGGGGCGGAGAGCCACCCCTTGCACCTCCACGGCAACAACTTCTACCCAACAAAGGACCCAACAAAGGACCCGGCCAAGTTCAACCTCCTGGACCCGGTCGAGAGGAACACCGTCGGAGTGCCGTCCGGCGGATGGGCGGCCATCCGATTCCGAGCTGATAACCCTG GTGTGTGGCTCATGCACTGCCACTTCGACGTGCACCTGAGCTGGGGACTGAGGATGGCGTGGGTGGTGAACGACGGGCCGCTCCCTAGCCAGAAGCTACTACCTCCACCCTCCGATCTTCCAAAGTGCTGA
- the LOC113461133 gene encoding cyclin-dependent protein kinase inhibitor SMR4-like produces the protein MESNEERKTEGWETPKRVECRIPAVLPCPPPPKKKSPAGAFGKRRDPPKNGYFHPPDLEALFSLAPWREASCA, from the coding sequence ATGGAGAGCAACGAGGAGAGGAAgacggaaggatgggagacgcCGAAGAGGGTGGAGTGCCGGATACCGGCGGTGCTGCCGTGCCCGCCGCCGCCGAAGAAGAAGTCGCCGGCGGGGGCGTTCGGGAAGAGGAGGGATCCGCCCAAGAACGGCTACTTCCACCCGCCGGATCTGGAGGCGCTCTTTTCCCTCGCGCCCTGGAGGGAGGCGTCCTGCGCTTGA